The DNA region ACTAACACATTATTGAATGCCTCACAATAATTATTTAACAACATCCCAGACTTAGTCCTACTAGAAAAAGCATGCCTAGACCAGAGTTTTATAGGAATAATAGCTAGATATTCATATGCTTCaacagaaatattctttatttcattcatttctTTATCAAAATGAAACTGTGAAGGTAAATTGTTACTAATTAGTTTGACATGATCTCAAATATTTAAATGTATACTTGATTCCATACCTTGTCGTAAGCTCTTGCTGCTCTccaaaagtgttgtttgtacAACTCTCCAGGGAACTTGATCTTGAAGTTTGCCCATATATGCCTGCAGCAGAACCTAATTTCAGCTTCAGGAATCACTAAGTTCAAAGCTTCAACCAAACCCTACATTATCCACAAATTAGTATTAGGGTTATAGCATTAGTTATAATTAAAACAAGATATGTGTTAACAAGTAATTACATTCataccttttgcctatcgctcatGAAGGTGAAAGCTTCACATCCTGCTTGTACCCAACTAGTCGATGAAGTAACCGACCTAAGGTCTTCTACGAGGAGATTTAGAAACTAAGTCGAAGTTTCTACATTTTTTGTTTTGACCACAGCCCATGCAACGGGGAAGATGTTATTGTTCCCATCTTTACCTACAACAGTCAACAAAACCCAGGGAATTGTCCCTTCAAATGTGCCCCATCAACACCTATAATAGGCCTATAGCTAGCAACAAAACCCTCCTTACATGCTGGCAAGCAAATATACATCCTTTGGAACTAAGGTGGGGGTGtgtctattccaatgcattcaacgattgcagtgcttcctggattaaacctccttattgcttccgcataatcccacaccctactatactcttcactagcatcaccaaatatcattttcattgcaattcttttagctatataacacttaaaattcttcacttcacaacctaactctctattaacccgtttcttaaatgcctttaattcccaagttggattttccctccaatcctctatgtatttctcagctgaatacaaagcagtgactttgttattttggtgttggtgaccacaagtgtgcttgggaaaataactccttatttgaagtgtctcctcatctttcaacttcacaacatgaaccttaaaataacacttcttctccttcccacaaacacagttcACAATTCTTGCTTTCGATTTACTACAATCGcatctattgtagcaatacacaCTGATCCTACTTCTACCATTatgcaggtaataataattgtaaccacattcaatagcatggtaccttagtgcttttctaaacacatatgtcgaaggaaacttaaggcctaaagataaattgatcttacccttgaaatcaacctcaggattgaatgtaggataggtgcttataccttcctcatcatcattcaatgcatccaaatcatcatcatcagaatccagttcatcatcattaaagtatatgtctctattgttttcttcaacaacctccttatctactatcaatctaatttcatcatcacctataaacacatcatcaagaCCGTAAAACTACATTTTTTgcaaacaaatcaaaatcatcctcatattcatcctcatcaccacaactttaatcatcatcactactaTCATCAAAATCAAGAACTTGCTGCTCTATGTGGCCTCTCTCATTTGCTGTAAGGTTTAGGGTAGAAATAGCAGTTGAGTTATTTGTTTCAGATCTAGGGTTAGCACTTAAAGATTCTTTATAACCCGTATATGTGATTGGTGGTCCCATTtgcccaacatcaacatcaacatttgcTCTTTCCAACTCATCCACAACTTCATGTGCCACATCATATCTTTCAATCTCCACCTCATCTACCCTCACATTACCCACCTCAGTTGCCAACTCAGATTGCTTCTTTTTCGACTTACTTGCttttttccaaattttcaatttcttcaccTTATTGATTTAGCTaattttaagaaccctaataCATTATTCagacacaacaacaatcaatttacaaaatataagatcaaaaacaacaaattcaatAGAAAAAACGCAGCAAAAGGAAGCAAATTTCTAAAacgaaaaaatttttaaattatgccTAAAATACAACAATGAAGTACAAAACCATAATTGAGTAGTAGTACATACCAGTATAGGTTAGAACTTTCAACGAGATGAAGTTAAGAGGAGGATGAGAGCGAATTTAGGAGTTACAGAAATGGGTTTATCGCGTGAACTGCAGAAACAAAGGAATCTAAACACAttcaaatgaagaagaaggtgCCTTTAAAGAATCACATGACTGTCACGTGACGGTCAAAGGCTAAACTTAACGGTCAAAGGCTGAAAATCGTtaaaaggtagtgttttgcaaagaattgtattatataaggtagttttttgcaaaaacttttacataaggtagttttttttaaaaaggggcatatattaggtagtttcttataattttgcctttgaataatttaaataatatgaaGGTTAAATACGGTTAAATAGGGTAAATTGGGTTAAGTACATGTATACTTATGTATGTAATGGgtcttaattttgttttgaattaattaattacacttaggatgacaaaagatcattcttggatgtatggaagcattgaatcgtcagaatttattgatgacgtattagaattttgtagtattgccgttgaacatcaagttaggacggggggagttggttttatttcccatgtgtcaagtgtgacggtgtatcaaaggtagatagtgttgatatccttagggagcacatacctcgacgtgggtttaggcctcaatatcatgtttgggtttggcatggtgaggagggagtttacaaagaaaaaagtgttgttgagaatgtcaataatgtggatgtcaatgagaatgtagtagatcgtgttgatgcgtatgagacagatgaagagaatgtcgatgaggatgtagatcgtgttgatgagatgatggagggagtcgaggatgagttgggaaaacgtcctcgtgtttttgacttgttgacagaggcttctcaaagcttttgtaccctggatgtacaaagttcaccaaactaacaaccGTGTTGATAATTCtaaacattaagtcaaagttcaattggggtgacactagtttcacaatgttattagaagcgttatgTGAGATGCTCCTGAGGAAAATTGTAACACCTCGTCATTTTTGTGACGTCgttaattatgattattataatcacttttggatattttataaatatattaaattattttgaattagtcTTAATAAATTTCATTTACATACGAATTTaaacattaatatatttatattaaaaataaatttaggaTTACTAAAAATAAGAGGTTCAAAGTAAAATTATTATCTATTAAATTTGTGAGCACACGAAAATTCATCGCAAAAAGACAAATCTATATAAATGCAAAAAAGACgaatctaaattaataaataaataaacaaaataaaaaagacgAGTTAGGGTTGCAAGTGAGATAACCCTTCCTCACATTGCAAAACCCACGGCTGCCATCCCCCTTTCTTCCCTCTCCTTTTCTCTCACTCCCCTCCCTCACGGCTCACAAGAAACCAGCAGCCGCGCCCCACCGTGACCTCCACCAGCAGCACGGGCCACGTGTTTTTTTCTCCTCCATAGGCAGCCACCGCAGCACAGCTCTCTTCTCCCTCCCCCACGCACAGTGACGGCAGCAGCAGCCTTGTTCCCAACCTGCTGCAGTGCCGCCAGCTTGCTGTCCCATCGCCACCACCTTCCGATTCTGCTGCAGCCGCGGCCTCCAACTGCTACCCCACCTGCTGCCGTGAAGGCTGCCGCCACCAGCAGCTACTGTCCAGCTGCGTGGCATCCTCCAAAACCACCTAGTCTTCGCTCCTTTTCTAGTTCTCCCATTGTAAGCCTCTCATTTTTACTCTAAGTAATTTTCCTAGTTtctaattagaattttattaaGTTTACGAGTGTAGTGTTGATTTTTGCCTCATGATTAGTGAATCTTACTATGAGAACTAATTAAAGATGCTATttttgaatattaaataattagggTTTGATTTAGAGTTGAAATTAGTAATGGTGTGGGCTTTCAATTATATTTTGATCGTGTATTAGTTTTATTGATTCTTGCTATGGATAATAGTTAaaagtgttatctttgaacataaaatgactagggtttggaattagagatgaaattattaatgatgtgtgttttatgctatattttggtggtATGATGATTGTTAGATAATCTTACAAGTTGTTATAAGGCCTACTTGATTGATTAAATGTTGTATGATTGTGGAAATGGTTAGTTGTCAATTGGGAGTAATAGTTGTTaagtgttgtggtttgattgttcgAATTATAAGTACCCTTGTTAGgttattgaaattataaataaatagtttTAGTAAAGTTATGAGCATAGTGTCAACTTATTGTTGAGAGTTGTTACATGGTGTTTGATTATATTTCTTTCTAACTTTAGAGAATGTAATAAATGATGTTGCGACTCGATAACCTTAAGAATTGTCATTAGTCACATTAATGCTATATGATCACCATAAGATTTAAATGTGACGCGTTATTCTATTTAATGGTAACGTAAATCTTTATGatagcttgaaattacgtgctaagttgcgtttttaaggttttttaattttttggcactttctcgcataaagtggttcaaacttggtttgttttgcatgaaacttggcacacaacactatttggtatacatattatgttaaaatggttagaatcgaaaacaatagtcatatgcttgcaattacgtgctaagttccgtttttgaggttttttaagcgtttttatcactttatcgcataaagtggttcaaacttgttttgtttggcacgaaacttggcacacaacactattaggtatattttattctgttgaaattgttagaatccaaaacaatagtcatatgattgaaattacgtgttaagttgcgttttaaagattttttaagcttttttggcagtttctcaCATTAAaaagtacaaacttggtttgttttgcatgaaacttgacacataacactatttggtatatattattgtgttggaatagttagaattgaaaataatagtcatatgtttgaaattacgtgctaaattgcgtttttaacgtttcttaagctttttttgcactttttcgcatgaaataattcaaacttggtttgttttgcaagaaacttggcacacaccactatttggtatatattattgtgttgaaatggttagaataaaaaacaatagtcatatgcttcaaaattacattctaagttgcgtttttaagtttttaaaacttttttggctctttctcgcataaagtgacttggtttgttttgcatgaacctTTGCACtaagcactatttggtatatattattgtgttgaaatggttagaatcgaacacaatagtcatatgcttgatatcattttcaaagttgcatttttgaggttttttaagcgtttttggcactttctcgcataaagtggttcaaacttggtttgttttgcttgaaacttgacacacaaaattgtttggtatatattattgtgttgaaatatttagaattgaaaacaatagtcatatgtttgaaattgcgtgctaaattgcatttttgatgttttttaagcgtttttggcactttctcgcataaagtggtttaaacttggtttgttttgcatgaaccttggcactaaacactatttggtatatattatcgtgttgaaatgtttagaatcgaaaacaatagtcatatgtttgaaattacttgctaagttgcgtttttgaggtttttaaagcatttttggcactttctcgcataaagtggttaaaaccttgtttgtttgccgcgaaacttggcacacaacactattcggtatatatttttgtgttgcattggttagaatccaaaaaaatagtcatatgctagaaattatgtgctaagttgcgtttataaagtttttaagcgtttttggcactttctcgcataaagtggttcaaactttgtttgtttttcatgaaacctggcacacaacactatttggtataaattattgtgttgaaatggttaaaatacaaaactaaaatcatatacttgaaattacttgctaagttgcatttatgaggttttttaagcgtttttggcactttctcgcataaagtggttcaaacttggtttgtttttcttgaaacttggcacacaaaattgtttggtatatattattgtgttgaaatgtttagaattgaaaataatagtcatatgcttgaaattgcgtgctaaattgcatttttgatgttttttaagcgtttttggcactttctcgcataaagtggtttaaacttggtttgttttgcatgaaccttggcactaaacactatttggtatatattatcttgttgaaatgtttagaatcgaagtcatatgtttgaaattatttgctaaattgcatttttgaagttttttaagcttttttggcaatttcttgaataaagtggttaaaacctTTTtcgtttgccacgaaacttggcacactaactatttggtatatatttttgtgttgcaatggttaaaataaaaaaactagtcatatgctagtaattacgtgctaagttgcgtttataaagttttttaagcgtttttggcacttttttgcataaattggttcaaactttgtttgttttgcatgaaacttgacaaacaacactatttggaataaattattgtgttgaaatggttaaaatacaAAACgcaagtcatatgcttgacattacTTGCctagttgcatttttgaggttttttaagcgtttttggcactttctcgcataaagtggttcaaaccttgtttgtttgccacgaaacttggcacacaacactatttggtatatattattatgttgaaattgttagaatccaaaacaatagtcatatgcttgaaattatgtgctaagttacgtttttaaggttttttaaacgtttttggtactttctctcataaagtggttcaatcttggtttgtttggaacgaaacttggtacacaacactgttttatatatattattgtgttgaaatgtttgaatcgaaaacaatggtcatatgcttgaaattacgtgctaagttgcgtttttgaggttcttaaagtgtttttggcactttctcgcataaagtggttcaaccttggtttgtttggcacgaaacttggcgcgcaatactatttggtatgtattattgtgttgaaatagttagaataaaaaaaatagtcatatgcaagaaattaagtgctcggtttcgtttttaaagtttttaaagcgttttggcactttctcgcataaaatggttcaaacgtggtttgtattgaatgaaacttggcacacaacactatttggtatatattattgtgttgaaatggttagaatccaaaacaatagtcatatgcttgaaattattttctaagttacgtttttaagtttttaaagattttttagcacttttcgcataaagtgaatcaaacttggtttgttttgcatgaacctTTGCACtaagcactatttggtatatattattttgttgaaatgattaaaatcgaacacaatagtcatatgtgtgatattactttctaagttgcatttttgaggttttttaagcgtttttggcattttctcgtataaagtggtttaaacttggtttgtttggcaagaaacttggcacacaacactatttggtatatattattgtgttgaaatggttataatcctaaacaatagtcatatgcttgaaattacatgctaagttgcatttttgaggatttttaagcgtttttggcactgtctcgcataaagtggtttaaacttggtttattttgcctgaaatttggcatacaacaatattaggtatatattattttgttgaaatagttagaatccaaaacactagtcagatgcttgaaattatgtgatgaattgcgtttttgagattttttaagcgtttttgacattttttcgcataaagtggttcaaacttggtttgttttgtatgaagcttggcactaaacactatttggtatatttattattgtgttgaaatggttagaatcgaaaacaatagtcatatgtttgaaattacgtgctaagttgcatttttgaggtttttttaagcgtttttggcactttgtcgcataaagtggttcaaacttggtttgtttggcacgaaactgacacacaacactattcggtatattattgtgttgaaatgtttagaatccaaaacaatagtgatatgcttgaaattacgtgataggTTGCGTTTATAaggttttctaagcgtttttggcactttctcacataaagtggttgaagcttgatttgtttgggaagtaacttggcacataacactatttggtatatattattgtgttgaaatggttagattccaaaacaatagtcatatgcttgaaattatgtactaagttgcgtttttaagattttttaagctttatttggcattttctcgcatagagtggtttaaacttggtttgttttgcatgaaattttgcacactacactatttggtatatattattgtgttgtaatggttagaattgaaattacgttcttatgttctaatatatttctattcacaTTTATTTAAGTACTCATCTACAATGCACCTTTTCAGTGATAAAATTGTCTCTGAGATGGAGAAGGACATAATTGAGGATGATGACCCATTTTTTAGACACGAAGGGATggctgaagacgccccaccataTCCCTCGGAGGTAGAGCTAGTACcaacggatgctcccactaTCACTACTAGCGTTGGTTCTAAGAAGAGAAAAggacgaggtcctacgaaaagcCTCAAAGTTACAGAACCCATGCACTtagaatacaatgcattgggtcaaccctgtggcaaatggcgtaggcaatatggaaaacaaatcGGCATATGTAGTcgtaagatttccatattgtacgcatggaacgaggttccagaggatTTGAAGAACTCTCTGTGGGATGATATTGTGGTAAACACTTTTACTATTTTCATTCATTTactttcatttgaaaattaatttaatagacactaataaatatatatattttttttgtagaatctttttcacattgagaacaataaagaaaagaaaaatgtatttctttcagctgttgctaaaagatttagagatttcaaatccaagcttgtaactggctggatcaccAAGAAACGTGCCCGTAAGACCAAGAaagtcaaaacgggaaacgaaggtggagaccaagcaccttcaaagatgccctatgaaatatggggtcatatatcgaagaatgaatgggaagagtttgttgccaaaaaaacaaCTCCCactgaagttgtaagtattcatttatattatagcttttgatttaatttttcttcttttgattcaatcattaatctAATagatgacatttgatttctattgattgattaggaaaagcgtggtaaagcttctgaatcagcaagcaaaaggaagttttaccatcgcttgggcccaaaaacgtacgatgaggtccaaaaagagtgggtggatgcgggtttataccccaatcaaggTCCGACGACCTCATCTACGGCTAACTCTGCATttgtgaatactcctgctggagatcgggtgcgagattggtattgcggacttcattcccgagattcAAGTGGTAAATATACCATTACTGATCCGGGAGCGAAGAaagttgctgatgctgtggtgagttttgaaattttaattatatgcttcattttttttgtattttttggctttgatttactataAACTAATtcttatatatgtcactttttatttgaacagataggctggaaggaaaaagaagcaacGAGAGAGTTCACCCATAGAGACAATGTTGATGCATTACATAttgtcttagggaaagaccaaaAAAAGCGGGTATTCGACAAAGGAGGGGTCCGAGTGGGAttaaagaaggcattcggcaaagagtgtgtcgcTACTCAATCCAGATGGTTGCTACCTGAAGAAGTAGCGACCCTCAGAAGGGAAATTACGAAGGACATACTCTACAAATTTGCATGCattttgcagaagatgggagcacccattgtagACTTGACAAATATGATTGGCGAGGATCAATTCACTACCAAGGTAATAATCAATTGTATCTtatgtattgttattattttattgcatgcttacactaattaaattgtattaatTCAAATTGCAAAAGAGTCCAAAAGGCTCTAAGAGAGAGACCGATTCCTCATCAAAGGCTGGTTCAAATTCGATGGGAACcaatccaattttgactgatgcggagctgaAAGATCTCTCTCCAGATTGCAAATGGttgcacacatgtgcatctcgcatgtGTGAGGAGAACCCAATCATGCTACCCCTGGATAAGGACCAATTCAGCTTTGCTGAAAACCCTTTTGTAATTATCGGTCCTAGAGATATTGGGCAATTTTTAagaggagaaatgttgaatgtagctcttatccatgtctacatgaggtatgttcattatcttacaatttaggctttattatttaatttttttaataatcgaattactgacaaaattttcttattcgtgagtttagtgcggcttatgAAGAGCTAGAttgttgcgaacctccaataaaaattggatggttttgtcctgaaaCGATTGCGGGTATTAGATGTGTAAATGTGCTAGATGatgtcagagcatacattgagcgTGCTTTGAAAAATTCGCttacatctaaacacacgttcattctggctccatatgtggaagagtaggttttatttttaaaattgaactt from Amaranthus tricolor cultivar Red isolate AtriRed21 chromosome 3, ASM2621246v1, whole genome shotgun sequence includes:
- the LOC130808069 gene encoding uncharacterized protein LOC130808069 isoform X1; the protein is MEKDIIEDDDPFFRHEGMAEDAPPYPSEVELVPTDAPTITTSVGSKKRKGRGPTKSLKVTEPMHLEYNALGQPCGKWRRQYGKQIGICSRKISILYAWNEVPEDLKNSLWDDIVNLFHIENNKEKKNVFLSAVAKRFRDFKSKLVTGWITKKRARKTKKVKTGNEGGDQAPSKMPYEIWGHISKNEWEEFVAKKTTPTEVEKRGKASESASKRKFYHRLGPKTYDEVQKEWVDAGLYPNQGPTTSSTANSAFVNTPAGDRVRDWYCGLHSRDSSGKYTITDPGAKKVADAVIGWKEKEATREFTHRDNVDALHIVLGKDQKKRVFDKGGVRVGLKKAFGKECVATQSRWLLPEEVATLRREITKDILYKFACILQKMGAPIVDLTNMIGEDQFTTKSPKGSKRETDSSSKAGSNSMGTNPILTDAELKDLSPDCKWLHTCASRMCEENPIMLPLDKDQFSFAENPFVIIGPRDIGQFLRGEMLNVALIHVYMSAAYEELDCCEPPIKIGWFCPETIAGIRCVNVLDDVRAYIERALKNSLTSKHTFILAPYVEDLHWILLVICPLTNIVHVFDSLHKAQSPPRNTKFKALLNATMKKVRVEMGSRSRDTYPKWKTVKCFRQPSNSVDCGYYTLKYMDDILKSVKEIGVENIDAVLYDIPRETRPLRSGEMRELKDKIAAYLANFCP
- the LOC130808069 gene encoding uncharacterized protein LOC130808069 isoform X2, which codes for MEKDIIEDDDPFFRHEGMAEDAPPYPSEVELVPTDAPTITTSVGSKKRKGRGPTKSLKVTEPMHLEYNALGQPCGKWRRQYGKQIGICSRKISILYAWNEVPEDLKNSLWDDIVNLFHIENNKEKKNVFLSAVAKRFRDFKSKLVTGWITKKRARKTKKVKTGNEGGDQAPSKMPYEIWGHISKNEWEEFVAKKTTPTEVEKRGKASESASKRKFYHRLGPKTYDEVQKEWVDAGLYPNQGPTTSSTANSAFVNTPAGDRVRDWYCGLHSRDSSGKYTITDPGAKKVADAVIGWKEKEATREFTHRDNVDALHIVLGKDQKKRVFDKGGVRVGLKKAFGKECVATQSRWLLPEEVATLRREITKDILYKFACILQKMGAPIVDLTNMIGEDQFTTKSPKGSKRETDSSSKAGSNSMGTNPILTDAELKDLSPDCKWLHTCASRMCEENPIMLPLDKDQFSFAENPFVIIGPRDIGQFLRGEMLNVALIHVYMSTMKKVRVEMGSRSRDTYPKWKTVKCFRQPSNSVDCGYYTLKYMDDILKSVKEIGVENIDAVLYDIPRETRPLRSGEMRELKDKIAAYLANFCP